A DNA window from Aestuariispira ectoiniformans contains the following coding sequences:
- the galU gene encoding UTP--glucose-1-phosphate uridylyltransferase GalU yields MSGKVRKAVFPVAGMGTRFLPATKVVPKELLPVVDKPLIQYVVEEAAAAGVEEFIFVTSRGKGAIEDHFDIAYELHATLEARGKAEALTILDDILKEPGKIKSVRQMKPLGLGHAVWCARDLIGDEPFAVMSPDDLVLTKGSCIGELIEAHEQTGGNVVAVEDVPRDQTSRYGILDTPNAADRLAVVEGLVEKPKPEDAPSTLSIIGRYVLLPEVFEHLSKHERGAGNEIQLTDAMAKMIGKYPFHGLRFAGERFDCGDKLGWLQANMAYAMERDDLGDGARAIIDRYK; encoded by the coding sequence ATGTCTGGAAAAGTCAGAAAAGCGGTCTTCCCCGTTGCTGGCATGGGAACCCGCTTTTTGCCGGCGACCAAGGTTGTCCCGAAAGAGCTGTTGCCGGTCGTGGACAAGCCGTTGATCCAATATGTGGTGGAAGAAGCGGCGGCGGCCGGTGTGGAGGAGTTCATCTTCGTCACCAGCCGGGGCAAAGGGGCAATCGAGGATCACTTCGATATCGCCTATGAGCTTCATGCGACGTTGGAAGCGCGCGGCAAGGCAGAAGCCCTGACAATCCTTGACGACATTCTGAAAGAACCGGGCAAGATCAAATCCGTGCGCCAGATGAAGCCATTGGGCCTGGGGCATGCGGTCTGGTGCGCGCGTGATCTGATCGGCGACGAACCCTTTGCCGTCATGTCGCCCGACGATCTGGTCCTGACCAAGGGATCGTGCATCGGGGAATTGATCGAGGCGCATGAGCAGACCGGCGGCAATGTCGTGGCGGTAGAAGATGTACCGAGGGATCAGACGTCCCGCTATGGCATTCTGGATACGCCGAATGCTGCCGACCGGCTGGCGGTGGTTGAGGGGCTGGTGGAAAAACCGAAGCCGGAGGACGCGCCGTCTACCCTGTCGATCATTGGCCGCTATGTCCTGCTGCCGGAAGTTTTTGAGCATCTGTCCAAGCATGAGCGCGGGGCAGGTAACGAAATCCAGCTTACCGACGCCATGGCAAAAATGATCGGGAAATATCCGTTCCATGGCCTGCGTTTCGCGGGCGAGCGGTTTGACTGCGGCGACAAGCTGGGCTGGTTGCAGGCCAACATGGCCTATGCAATGGAACGGGATGATCTGGGTGATGGTGCGCGCGCGATCATTGACCGGTATAAGTGA
- a CDS encoding UDP-glucose dehydrogenase family protein — translation MRIAMIGTGYVGLVSGACFSQFGHDVICVDVDENKISRLKKGEIPIYEPGLDKLVSENAAAGRLAFTTDIAEGLKGCDAVFIAVGTPTRPEDGHADLKYVFAAAEDIARNMDGYTVVVDKSTVPVGTARKVYERIAQTNPDADFDVVSNPEFLREGAAIDDFMHPDRVVLGGEGERAMSVMRKIYEPIAAETKIVETGLESAELIKYAANAFLAVKISFINELADLCEKVGGNVGDVAVGMGLDSRIGEKFLQAGPGYGGSCFPKDTLALAQTATAQGAPVRIVETVIDVNSRRKRAMADRVAEACGGSLSGKTVAVLGVTFKAETDDMRDSPALDIVPALQNMGAVVRAYDPQGMDEAAKLLNDDVQWMAGAEEAMGGADVAVIITEWREFRELDLQKVKSLLKDPVIVDLRNLYEPADMVASGLRYHSIGRQAV, via the coding sequence ATGCGGATCGCCATGATTGGAACGGGATATGTCGGGCTTGTCTCCGGCGCATGCTTTTCCCAATTCGGCCATGATGTCATCTGTGTGGATGTGGACGAAAACAAGATCAGCAGGTTGAAGAAGGGTGAAATCCCCATCTATGAGCCGGGACTGGACAAGCTGGTGTCCGAGAATGCGGCGGCTGGCCGTCTTGCCTTCACAACGGATATCGCAGAAGGCCTGAAGGGCTGTGATGCGGTCTTTATTGCTGTCGGTACACCGACCCGTCCGGAAGATGGTCATGCGGACCTGAAATATGTCTTCGCCGCGGCGGAAGACATTGCCCGGAATATGGACGGCTATACAGTGGTCGTGGACAAATCCACCGTGCCGGTCGGTACCGCGCGCAAGGTTTATGAGCGGATCGCCCAAACAAATCCTGACGCGGATTTCGATGTGGTGTCGAACCCGGAGTTCCTGCGTGAAGGGGCGGCTATCGACGATTTCATGCATCCGGATCGTGTTGTGCTCGGTGGTGAAGGCGAACGCGCAATGTCGGTCATGCGTAAAATCTATGAGCCGATTGCCGCGGAAACCAAAATTGTCGAGACAGGCCTGGAATCGGCAGAGCTGATCAAATATGCAGCCAATGCGTTTCTGGCGGTGAAGATCAGCTTTATCAACGAGCTGGCCGATCTGTGCGAGAAGGTTGGCGGTAACGTTGGTGACGTCGCTGTCGGTATGGGCCTGGATAGCCGCATCGGGGAAAAATTCCTGCAGGCGGGGCCTGGCTACGGCGGTTCCTGTTTCCCGAAAGACACGCTGGCCCTTGCACAGACCGCAACCGCGCAGGGCGCGCCGGTGCGGATCGTTGAAACGGTAATCGACGTCAACAGCAGGCGGAAACGCGCCATGGCGGACCGTGTTGCGGAGGCTTGCGGCGGCAGCCTGTCGGGCAAGACCGTTGCTGTGTTGGGGGTGACGTTCAAGGCGGAAACCGACGATATGCGTGACAGTCCGGCCCTGGATATCGTGCCTGCCTTGCAGAATATGGGCGCGGTCGTGCGTGCCTATGACCCGCAGGGGATGGACGAGGCAGCCAAGCTTCTGAACGACGATGTGCAGTGGATGGCCGGGGCCGAGGAGGCAATGGGCGGCGCTGACGTTGCGGTTATCATCACTGAATGGCGCGAGTTCCGGGAACTGGATCTTCAGAAAGTTAAGTCTTTGCTGAAAGATCCGGTTATTGTGGACCTGCGTAATCTGTATGAGCCGGCTGACATGGTGGCGAGCGGTCTTCGTTATCACAGCATCGGCCGTCAGGCTGTCTGA
- the pgmG gene encoding phosphoglucomutase/phosphomannomutase PgmG encodes MAVGHRFDSSILREYDIRGIVGRTLSSSDALALGRTLGTIAAASSGRIAVVGYDGRLTSPSLEEELCRGLATAGLYVMRIGLVPTPCLYFAAKALDAAVGVMVTGSHNPPEYNGFKIVMNNKPFFGQEIQRLRDLAYRGVWVEKNGGIFETDAMAAYTTRLVKGFKSNRRLKVAWDPGNGAACEATMRLARGLPGEHVVINEKVDGTFPNHHPDPTVEKNLEQLKKTVLDEGCDLGIAFDGDGDRIGVIDDKARVIWGDQLLALYSREVLAKMPGASVLADVKASQVLFDEVARLGGQPVMCPTGHSIIKSKMAETGAPLAGEMSGHVFFADRYFGFDDALYAAVRLISFLSDQPKSLSELRDELPNMVNTPEIRVDVSEERKFAVIDEIKERLKDQPVEVNDTDGVRVNENGGWWLIRASNTQNALVLRCEAKTEEVLATLKGRVVEQLKLSGLSQIPVELV; translated from the coding sequence GTGGCTGTAGGACATCGTTTCGATTCAAGCATCCTTCGGGAATATGATATTCGCGGTATTGTCGGCAGGACCTTGTCTTCCTCCGACGCATTGGCGCTGGGGCGGACGCTCGGGACAATCGCGGCGGCCAGCAGTGGCCGCATTGCGGTTGTTGGCTATGACGGCCGTCTGACCTCGCCATCGCTGGAAGAAGAACTGTGCCGGGGGCTTGCAACGGCAGGGCTTTACGTCATGCGGATCGGGTTGGTCCCGACGCCCTGCCTCTATTTCGCGGCCAAGGCCCTGGATGCGGCGGTCGGTGTCATGGTGACGGGGTCCCATAACCCCCCGGAATATAACGGCTTCAAGATTGTCATGAACAACAAGCCGTTCTTTGGGCAGGAAATCCAGCGCCTTCGGGATTTGGCCTATCGCGGTGTCTGGGTCGAGAAAAACGGGGGCATCTTTGAAACGGATGCCATGGCGGCCTACACCACCCGTCTGGTCAAGGGGTTCAAGTCGAACCGGCGTCTGAAAGTTGCCTGGGACCCGGGCAACGGGGCGGCCTGTGAGGCGACGATGCGTCTGGCGCGTGGCCTGCCGGGCGAGCATGTCGTCATCAACGAAAAGGTTGATGGTACTTTCCCCAATCATCACCCCGATCCGACTGTCGAGAAGAACCTGGAACAGTTGAAGAAGACCGTTCTGGACGAAGGTTGCGACCTGGGAATTGCCTTTGACGGCGATGGTGACCGTATTGGCGTGATCGACGACAAGGCCCGTGTGATCTGGGGCGACCAGCTTCTGGCGCTTTATTCGCGGGAGGTCCTTGCCAAGATGCCGGGAGCGTCTGTCCTGGCCGACGTAAAGGCAAGCCAGGTGTTGTTTGATGAGGTCGCAAGGCTTGGCGGGCAGCCCGTCATGTGCCCGACGGGGCATTCCATCATCAAAAGCAAGATGGCGGAAACCGGAGCGCCGCTGGCGGGGGAGATGAGCGGCCATGTCTTCTTCGCGGACCGCTATTTCGGGTTCGACGATGCCCTTTATGCGGCTGTCCGCCTGATCAGTTTCCTGAGCGACCAGCCCAAGTCGCTGAGCGAGTTGCGCGATGAATTGCCCAATATGGTCAACACGCCGGAAATCCGCGTCGATGTATCGGAGGAACGCAAGTTCGCTGTGATCGATGAGATCAAGGAACGCCTGAAGGATCAACCGGTTGAGGTCAACGATACCGATGGCGTGCGCGTGAATGAAAACGGGGGCTGGTGGCTGATCCGTGCCTCCAACACGCAAAATGCCCTGGTCCTGCGTTGTGAGGCCAAAACGGAGGAGGTGCTGGCCACTTTGAAGGGCCGCGTCGTTGAGCAGTTGAAGCTGAGCGGGCTGTCTCAGATACCAGTTGAACTGGTTTGA
- a CDS encoding choline ABC transporter substrate-binding protein — protein sequence MFHKTIKSVALAGVAALAFTGAAQAADPASCKDVTFSDVGWTDITATTATTSVVLDALGYAPEAKVLSVPVTYKSMENGDIDVFLGNWMPSMAGDAEPYFKKGSVEKLSQPNLVGAKYTLAVNKAAADAGLKDFADIAKFKDQLDGKIYGIEPGNDGNRLIQDMIDKGAFGLKGFEVVESSEQGMLSQVQRASKRGEMVVFLGWEPHPMNSNFDLTYLSGGDDYFGPNYGGAEVYTNVRKGYLDECPNLGKLLTNQKFTLALENEVMGSILDEGEDPKDAATAWLKAHPAILDGWMEGVTTMDGGDGLAAVKGHLGL from the coding sequence ATGTTCCACAAAACGATTAAGTCTGTCGCTTTGGCAGGCGTCGCTGCACTGGCGTTTACCGGTGCCGCGCAGGCTGCGGACCCCGCAAGCTGTAAAGATGTTACATTCTCTGACGTAGGTTGGACCGATATCACGGCGACGACCGCGACCACGAGTGTTGTGCTTGATGCACTGGGCTATGCCCCGGAAGCTAAGGTTTTGAGTGTTCCTGTCACGTATAAGAGCATGGAAAACGGCGATATCGACGTGTTCCTCGGGAACTGGATGCCGTCCATGGCGGGTGATGCAGAGCCGTATTTCAAAAAAGGGTCGGTTGAAAAGCTGTCCCAACCGAACCTGGTTGGCGCAAAATACACCCTGGCTGTGAACAAGGCTGCCGCAGATGCCGGCCTGAAGGATTTTGCTGACATCGCAAAATTCAAGGACCAGCTGGATGGCAAGATCTACGGGATCGAGCCGGGCAACGATGGTAACCGTCTGATCCAGGATATGATCGACAAGGGTGCTTTCGGCCTGAAAGGTTTCGAGGTCGTGGAAAGCTCTGAGCAGGGGATGCTGTCTCAGGTTCAGCGCGCCAGCAAGCGCGGTGAAATGGTTGTGTTCCTGGGTTGGGAACCGCATCCGATGAATTCGAATTTCGACCTGACCTATCTGTCTGGCGGTGACGACTATTTCGGCCCGAATTATGGCGGTGCCGAGGTCTACACCAATGTCCGCAAGGGATATCTGGATGAATGCCCGAACCTGGGCAAGCTGCTGACGAACCAGAAATTTACCCTGGCTCTGGAAAACGAAGTCATGGGTTCTATTCTGGACGAGGGTGAAGACCCGAAAGATGCTGCGACTGCATGGCTGAAAGCACATCCGGCCATTCTGGACGGTTGGATGGAAGGCGTGACCACCATGGACGGTGGTGATGGCCTGGCTGCTGTCAAAGGCCACCTGGGCCTCTAA